A single window of Streptococcus cristatus ATCC 51100 DNA harbors:
- the acpS gene encoding holo-ACP synthase — MIRGHGIDIEEISSIGRAYEKNERFAEKILTAQELARFGSLKGKRKLEYLAGRWSAKEAFAKAWGTGIGPVTFQDLEILNDDKGAPYFSKSPFAGSVWLSISHAGNLVTASVILEEDNES, encoded by the coding sequence ATGATAAGAGGACACGGAATAGATATAGAAGAGATTTCCAGCATTGGTCGGGCCTACGAGAAGAATGAGCGCTTTGCTGAGAAAATCTTGACAGCTCAGGAGTTGGCTCGGTTTGGCTCCTTAAAGGGCAAGCGCAAGCTGGAATATTTGGCCGGTCGCTGGTCAGCTAAAGAAGCCTTTGCCAAGGCTTGGGGGACCGGTATTGGCCCTGTGACTTTTCAGGATTTGGAAATTTTAAATGATGATAAGGGGGCTCCCTATTTTAGTAAGTCTCCCTTTGCTGGTTCGGTATGGCTATCAATCAGTCATGCTGGAAATCTGGTGACCGCCAGTGTGATTTTGGAGGAAGACAATGAAAGCTAG
- the recG gene encoding ATP-dependent DNA helicase RecG yields the protein MNLHQALTALPGVGPKSAEKFKKLGLESLQDLLLYFPFRYEDFKSKNVLDLEDGEKAVISGIVATPANVQYYGYKRNRLRFTIKQGEVAIAVNFFNQPYLADKIELGATVAIFGKWDKAKASLTGMKVLAQVEDDLQPVYRVAQGISQASLVKLIKAAFDQGLDQLLEENLPPVLLERYQLLGRTQAVRAMHFPRDLAEYKQALRRVKFEELFYFQMQLQVLKHENKDISQGLAIPWQEKMLAQKKAALPFSLTEAQERSLEEILSDLQSPAHMNRLLQGDVGSGKTVVAGLAMYAAYTAGYQSALMVPTEILAEQHLDSLTQLFPELNLALLTGGMKAAERRETLAAIESGQVDMVVGTHALIQEGVVYHRLGLVIIDEQHRFGVDQRRILREKGNNPDVLMMTATPIPRTLAITAFGDMDVSIIDQMPAGRKPIITRWVKHEQLEVVLDWMKKELAKGAQVYFISPLIEESEALDLKNAIALEEELKAYFANQAQVALLHGRMKNDEKEAIMQDFKDGKTDILVSTTVIEVGVNVPNATIMVIMDADRFGLSQLHQLRGRVGRGNKQSYAVLVANPKTESGKKRMKIMTETTDGFVLAEEDLKMRGSGEIFGTRQSGIPEFQVADIVEDYPILEEARKVASQIVANPSWRQDANWHLVSLHLEKRDYLD from the coding sequence ATGAATCTGCACCAGGCTTTGACGGCTCTGCCAGGAGTGGGGCCAAAATCGGCTGAAAAATTTAAAAAACTAGGCCTTGAGAGCCTGCAGGATCTCCTGCTCTATTTTCCTTTTCGCTATGAAGATTTTAAGAGTAAGAATGTCCTTGATTTAGAAGATGGAGAAAAGGCGGTCATTTCTGGGATCGTCGCGACTCCAGCTAATGTTCAGTATTATGGCTACAAGCGCAATCGCCTGCGTTTCACAATCAAGCAGGGAGAAGTCGCGATTGCAGTCAACTTTTTCAACCAGCCGTATCTAGCAGATAAGATCGAGCTGGGAGCAACGGTGGCTATTTTTGGTAAATGGGATAAAGCCAAGGCTAGTCTGACGGGGATGAAGGTGTTAGCTCAGGTTGAAGACGACTTGCAGCCAGTTTATCGAGTTGCCCAAGGGATTAGTCAGGCCAGTCTTGTCAAACTGATTAAGGCAGCCTTTGACCAAGGTTTGGATCAGTTGTTAGAGGAGAATCTTCCTCCTGTCCTTCTGGAGCGCTACCAGCTTTTGGGGCGCACTCAAGCTGTGCGTGCCATGCACTTTCCTAGGGATTTGGCGGAATATAAGCAGGCCCTGCGTCGGGTCAAGTTTGAAGAACTTTTTTATTTTCAGATGCAGCTGCAGGTTCTGAAGCATGAGAACAAGGATATCAGTCAGGGACTCGCTATTCCTTGGCAGGAAAAAATGCTGGCTCAAAAAAAAGCTGCATTGCCATTTTCTCTGACGGAAGCTCAGGAGAGGAGTCTGGAAGAAATTCTCAGTGATTTGCAATCGCCTGCTCATATGAACCGTCTCCTGCAAGGAGATGTTGGTAGTGGTAAGACTGTTGTGGCCGGTTTGGCCATGTATGCCGCCTATACGGCAGGCTATCAGTCAGCTTTGATGGTTCCGACAGAAATCTTGGCTGAGCAGCATCTGGATAGCCTGACTCAGCTCTTTCCTGAACTGAATTTAGCCCTCCTAACTGGTGGTATGAAAGCCGCTGAACGCAGAGAGACTTTAGCTGCCATAGAGTCGGGGCAAGTAGATATGGTGGTCGGCACCCATGCCTTGATTCAGGAAGGGGTGGTCTATCATCGACTTGGCTTGGTCATTATTGATGAGCAACATCGTTTTGGGGTGGACCAGCGTCGGATTTTGCGGGAAAAGGGAAATAATCCAGACGTTCTCATGATGACAGCCACGCCTATTCCTCGTACTTTGGCCATTACCGCTTTTGGTGACATGGATGTCTCTATCATCGACCAGATGCCGGCTGGCCGCAAGCCTATCATTACTCGCTGGGTCAAGCACGAGCAATTGGAAGTGGTTTTGGACTGGATGAAAAAAGAGCTGGCCAAGGGTGCCCAAGTCTACTTCATTTCTCCCTTGATTGAGGAATCGGAGGCTTTGGATTTAAAAAATGCGATTGCTCTAGAGGAAGAGCTCAAGGCCTACTTTGCCAATCAGGCTCAGGTGGCTCTCCTTCACGGTCGTATGAAAAATGACGAAAAAGAGGCCATTATGCAGGACTTCAAGGATGGGAAAACAGATATTCTAGTGTCAACTACAGTTATTGAAGTCGGCGTCAATGTTCCGAATGCGACCATCATGGTTATCATGGATGCTGACCGCTTCGGACTCAGCCAGCTTCATCAGCTGCGGGGACGAGTGGGTCGAGGAAATAAGCAGTCTTATGCTGTGCTGGTTGCCAATCCCAAGACAGAGTCTGGCAAGAAACGTATGAAAATCATGACCGAGACAACAGATGGCTTTGTTCTGGCTGAGGAAGACCTCAAGATGCGTGGCTCTGGTGAAATTTTTGGGACCCGTCAGTCTGGTATCCCAGAGTTTCAGGTGGCGGACATCGTGGAGGACTATCCCATTTTGGAAGAAGCGCGCAAGGTCGCCAGCCAAATCGTCGCCAATCCTAGCTGGCGGCAGGATGCCAATTGGCACCTAGTATCCCTGCATCTTGAAAAACGCGATTATCTGGACTAG
- a CDS encoding GNAT family N-acetyltransferase, giving the protein MKKVGTQSIETKRLLLRPFLESDAQAMYDNWASRPDNLLHVTWDAHESPDVTQQSIALWVENYQNLDFYKWAICLKENPDSVIGDISVVDRDDTVNACEVGYILSKDYWGQGLMTEALKAVLNYLLQDAGFNRVTARFVTANPASGRVMTKAGMSYEGTFRQAVFHKGQVKDFSVYGILKSDLK; this is encoded by the coding sequence ATGAAAAAGGTAGGTACACAGTCTATTGAAACCAAACGTCTTTTGCTAAGACCTTTTCTGGAATCGGATGCTCAAGCTATGTATGACAATTGGGCTTCTCGTCCGGATAATTTGCTGCATGTGACTTGGGATGCTCATGAGAGTCCTGATGTTACCCAACAGTCTATTGCTCTCTGGGTTGAGAATTATCAAAACTTGGATTTTTACAAGTGGGCCATCTGCCTAAAAGAAAATCCTGATTCTGTCATTGGAGACATCAGCGTGGTGGATAGAGATGACACGGTTAATGCTTGCGAGGTCGGTTATATTCTAAGTAAAGACTATTGGGGGCAGGGGCTGATGACAGAAGCTTTGAAAGCTGTTTTGAACTACCTCTTGCAAGACGCAGGATTCAATCGTGTCACAGCAAGATTTGTAACAGCCAATCCAGCTTCGGGGCGTGTTATGACTAAAGCTGGCATGAGCTACGAAGGTACTTTTCGGCAGGCTGTATTTCATAAAGGACAAGTCAAAGATTTTTCCGTCTATGGGATCCTAAAATCAGATTTAAAATAA
- the alr gene encoding alanine racemase, whose product MKASLHRPTKAVIDLSAIAFNIEQIAAHIPQSVQKWAVVKANAYGHGAVPVSQYIQPLVDGFCVSNIDEALELREAGIAKSILILGVSSLEAVPLAIQQQITLTVASLAWLEELLSQQANLTGLTVHIKIDSGMGRIGFRDSQEAQQAISRLQAAGAVVEGIFTHFATADELDTSHFVAQLNRFKEILSELAFLPPVVHASNSATTLWHSDTIMNAVRLGDIIYGLNPSGRVLDLPYEVKPALSLESALVHVKEIQAGAHVGYGATYTSDSQQIIGTIPLGYADGWTRDMQGFDVLIDGQRCPIVGRVSMDQITVRLPQVYPLGTQVVLIGQSGAELITATDVADKRGTINYEVVCLISDRVPREYKK is encoded by the coding sequence ATGAAAGCTAGTCTACATAGACCCACTAAAGCAGTCATAGACCTGTCTGCTATTGCATTTAATATTGAGCAAATTGCGGCTCATATTCCCCAGTCGGTCCAGAAGTGGGCAGTAGTCAAGGCCAATGCTTATGGACATGGTGCGGTTCCTGTCTCTCAGTATATTCAGCCGCTTGTAGATGGTTTTTGCGTGTCCAATATTGATGAAGCCCTCGAACTACGAGAAGCTGGCATTGCTAAATCCATTCTTATTTTGGGTGTTTCTTCATTGGAGGCTGTACCTTTAGCTATCCAGCAGCAGATTACCTTGACGGTGGCCAGCCTAGCTTGGCTGGAGGAGCTCTTGAGCCAGCAAGCTAATCTGACGGGCTTGACTGTTCATATCAAGATTGATTCAGGCATGGGACGCATTGGCTTCCGTGATAGTCAAGAAGCCCAGCAAGCAATTAGCCGCCTGCAAGCAGCAGGAGCTGTGGTAGAAGGAATTTTCACTCATTTTGCAACAGCTGACGAATTAGATACAAGTCATTTTGTAGCTCAATTAAATCGCTTCAAAGAGATTTTGAGTGAGTTAGCTTTCTTGCCGCCAGTTGTGCATGCTAGTAACTCTGCAACAACTCTTTGGCACAGTGACACGATTATGAATGCTGTTCGGCTGGGCGATATTATTTACGGATTGAATCCTAGCGGACGAGTGCTGGACTTACCTTATGAGGTCAAACCAGCTCTTAGCTTAGAATCTGCTCTGGTTCACGTCAAAGAAATTCAAGCGGGCGCCCATGTCGGTTATGGGGCAACCTATACCAGTGATAGCCAGCAAATCATTGGAACCATTCCTCTGGGTTATGCTGATGGCTGGACCCGCGACATGCAGGGCTTTGATGTCTTGATCGATGGTCAGCGCTGTCCAATTGTCGGTCGGGTTTCTATGGATCAGATCACAGTGCGTCTACCTCAAGTCTACCCTTTGGGAACGCAGGTAGTCTTGATTGGTCAGAGTGGAGCCGAGCTTATTACAGCAACGGATGTGGCAGACAAACGTGGTACGATCAATTATGAAGTGGTCTGCTTAATCAGCGATAGGGTACCGAGAGAGTATAAAAAGTAA
- the nadE gene encoding ammonia-dependent NAD(+) synthetase gives MSLQEEIIRQLGVKPVIDPEEEIRKSVDFLKVYLRKHPFLKSYVLGISGGQDSTLAGRLAQLAVEEMRAETGDDGYRFIAVRLPYGVQADEDDAQKALAFIQPDVSLTVNIKESADAMTAAVEATGAKVSDFNKGNIKARSRMIAQYALAGSYSGAVIGTDHAAENVTAFFTKFGDGGADILPLYRLNKRQGKQLLAALGADPALYEKVPTADLEEEKPGIADEVALGVTYNEIDDYLEGKSVSAQAQETIESWWHKGQHKRHLPITIFDEFWK, from the coding sequence ATGAGCCTACAAGAAGAAATCATCCGCCAACTAGGCGTCAAGCCCGTCATTGATCCAGAGGAAGAAATCCGCAAATCAGTGGACTTTCTCAAGGTCTATCTGAGAAAACATCCCTTTTTGAAAAGCTATGTTCTGGGAATTTCTGGTGGTCAGGACTCAACCTTGGCTGGCCGCTTGGCTCAGCTGGCTGTAGAGGAAATGCGGGCTGAGACAGGCGATGATGGCTATCGTTTTATCGCTGTCCGCCTGCCTTACGGTGTTCAGGCGGATGAAGATGATGCGCAAAAGGCTCTGGCCTTCATCCAGCCTGATGTCAGCCTGACAGTCAATATCAAGGAATCCGCTGATGCCATGACAGCTGCCGTAGAGGCAACAGGTGCCAAAGTCTCTGACTTTAACAAGGGCAATATCAAGGCCCGCAGCCGTATGATCGCCCAGTATGCTTTGGCTGGTTCATACAGTGGGGCTGTCATTGGGACCGATCATGCAGCCGAAAATGTCACGGCCTTTTTCACCAAGTTTGGGGATGGCGGAGCAGATATCTTACCGCTTTACCGTCTCAATAAGCGTCAAGGCAAGCAGCTTTTAGCTGCCTTAGGAGCGGATCCGGCTCTCTATGAAAAGGTGCCGACGGCTGACCTGGAAGAGGAAAAACCTGGGATTGCGGATGAAGTCGCTCTGGGCGTGACCTATAATGAAATTGACGACTATCTCGAAGGCAAGTCCGTTTCAGCCCAAGCCCAAGAAACGATAGAGTCTTGGTGGCATAAAGGCCAACACAAACGGCATTTGCCGATTACAATTTTTGATGAATTTTGGAAGTGA
- a CDS encoding nicotinate phosphoribosyltransferase, producing the protein MFPDDSLTLHTDLYQINMMQVYFNEGIHNKRAVFEVYFRKNPFNNGYAVFAGLERIVAYLNDLTFSQTDLDYLASLGYNGAFLEYLRDFKMQLTVRSAKEGDLVFANEPIVQVEGPLAQCQLVETAILNIVNFQTLIATKAARIRSVIEDEPLMEFGTRRAQEMDAAIWGTRAAVIGGANGTSNVRAGKLFDIPVLGTHAHALVQVYGNDYEAFKAYASTHRDCVFLVDTYDTLRIGVPTAIRVAREFGDKINFLGVRIDSGDLAYISKKVRQQLDEAGFPNAKIYASNDLDENTILNLKMQKAKIDVWGVGTKLITAYDQPALGAVYKIVAIEDENGHLRNTIKLSNNAEKVSTPGKKQVWRITSREKGKSEGDYITYDGVDVNHQEELEMFHPTYTYINKTVKNFAAVPLLVDIYKEGQLVYDLPSLSEIQDYARQEFDKLWDEYKRVLNPQDYPVDLARDIWQDKMDLIDQMRKKAYQTGAEK; encoded by the coding sequence ATGTTTCCAGATGACAGTTTGACTTTACATACAGACTTATATCAAATCAATATGATGCAGGTTTATTTCAACGAGGGTATCCACAATAAGCGTGCTGTTTTTGAAGTCTATTTCCGCAAGAATCCTTTTAATAATGGCTATGCCGTTTTTGCGGGCTTAGAGAGGATTGTGGCTTATCTGAATGATTTGACATTCAGTCAGACGGATTTGGACTATTTAGCGTCCTTAGGCTATAACGGAGCTTTCTTAGAGTATTTACGTGATTTCAAGATGCAGCTGACCGTGCGTTCTGCTAAAGAAGGAGATTTGGTTTTTGCTAATGAACCGATTGTTCAGGTCGAAGGGCCGCTGGCACAATGTCAGTTGGTAGAAACTGCGATTTTAAATATCGTGAATTTCCAAACCTTGATTGCGACCAAGGCAGCTCGCATCCGCTCTGTGATCGAAGATGAGCCGTTGATGGAGTTTGGTACTCGTCGTGCTCAGGAAATGGATGCGGCGATTTGGGGTACGCGGGCAGCTGTTATCGGTGGAGCCAACGGTACCAGCAATGTTCGGGCAGGCAAGCTCTTTGATATTCCCGTTCTGGGAACGCATGCCCATGCACTTGTGCAGGTTTATGGCAATGATTACGAGGCTTTCAAGGCTTATGCAAGCACTCATCGGGACTGTGTATTCTTGGTAGACACCTACGATACCCTTCGGATCGGGGTTCCTACGGCCATTCGTGTAGCGCGTGAATTTGGGGATAAAATCAATTTCTTAGGTGTGCGGATCGACTCTGGAGACTTGGCCTATATTTCTAAAAAAGTTCGCCAGCAGTTAGATGAAGCGGGCTTCCCAAATGCTAAAATCTATGCTTCCAATGACTTGGATGAGAATACCATTCTCAACTTGAAAATGCAAAAGGCTAAGATTGACGTCTGGGGCGTAGGAACCAAGCTGATTACCGCCTACGATCAGCCAGCGCTGGGTGCCGTTTACAAAATTGTAGCGATTGAAGATGAGAATGGGCACTTGCGCAACACCATCAAGCTCTCTAACAATGCTGAAAAGGTTTCGACTCCGGGCAAGAAGCAGGTTTGGCGGATTACCAGCCGTGAAAAAGGCAAGTCCGAGGGCGACTACATCACTTATGATGGTGTGGATGTCAATCATCAGGAAGAGCTCGAAATGTTCCATCCGACTTATACTTATATCAATAAAACAGTCAAGAATTTTGCTGCGGTGCCGCTCTTGGTGGATATTTATAAAGAAGGTCAGCTTGTCTACGATTTGCCGAGCCTGTCTGAAATTCAGGACTATGCCCGCCAAGAATTTGACAAACTCTGGGACGAGTACAAACGGGTTCTCAATCCGCAAGATTATCCGGTCGATTTGGCGCGTGATATTTGGCAGGACAAAATGGACTTGATTGACCAGATGCGCAAGAAAGCCTACCAGACAGGAGCAGAAAAATGA
- a CDS encoding 3-deoxy-7-phosphoheptulonate synthase, with protein MTFKATSQPINVAEVRQLAKLEGSILARKQERDRQLEAIIRGEDDRILLVIGPCSSDNEEAVLEYAKRLAALQEEVKDRIFMVMRVYTAKPRTNGDGYKGLIHQPNATAAPSLINGIKAVRNLHYRVISETGMTTADEMLYPENLPLVDDLISYMAIGARSVEDQQHRFVASGADFPTGLKNPTSGNLNVMFNGIYAAQNKQSFLFANREVETSGNPLVHAILRGAINEYGKNIPNYYYDNLLDTIAQYEAMGLENPFIIIDTNHDNSGKQYLEQVRIVRQTLINRDWNDKIKKVVRGFMIESYLEDGRQNEPEVFGKSITDPCLGWDKTVELVHEIYDTLGK; from the coding sequence ATGACCTTTAAAGCAACTAGTCAACCAATCAATGTAGCAGAAGTGCGTCAGCTTGCTAAGTTAGAAGGTTCTATTTTGGCTCGTAAGCAAGAACGAGATCGTCAACTAGAAGCTATTATCCGCGGTGAGGATGATCGTATCCTTTTGGTCATCGGTCCTTGCTCCTCAGACAATGAAGAAGCTGTCTTGGAATACGCCAAGCGTTTGGCAGCTCTTCAGGAAGAGGTTAAAGATCGGATCTTTATGGTCATGCGGGTCTACACAGCCAAGCCACGGACCAATGGTGATGGCTACAAGGGTTTGATTCATCAGCCTAATGCGACAGCGGCACCTAGCCTAATCAACGGAATTAAAGCGGTGCGTAACCTGCATTACCGCGTGATTTCAGAAACTGGAATGACGACGGCTGACGAGATGCTTTACCCAGAAAATCTCCCCTTAGTAGATGATTTGATTTCCTATATGGCGATCGGTGCTCGTTCTGTTGAAGATCAGCAGCACCGCTTTGTAGCCAGTGGAGCGGATTTTCCGACTGGTTTGAAAAATCCAACATCTGGCAATCTGAATGTCATGTTTAACGGTATTTATGCGGCTCAGAACAAGCAGAGCTTCCTCTTTGCAAATAGAGAAGTAGAGACGAGCGGAAATCCCTTGGTTCATGCGATTCTGCGCGGTGCCATCAATGAATATGGCAAAAATATTCCGAACTACTATTATGATAATCTGCTGGATACAATCGCCCAGTATGAAGCTATGGGACTAGAAAATCCATTTATCATCATTGATACTAACCATGACAACTCTGGCAAGCAGTATTTGGAGCAAGTCCGTATTGTTCGTCAGACTTTGATCAACCGCGACTGGAATGATAAAATCAAGAAGGTGGTTCGTGGCTTTATGATTGAATCTTACTTGGAGGATGGCCGACAAAATGAACCAGAAGTCTTTGGCAAATCTATCACAGATCCATGCCTAGGCTGGGACAAGACGGTCGAACTCGTCCATGAGATATACGACACACTAGGTAAATAA
- a CDS encoding 3-deoxy-7-phosphoheptulonate synthase, which yields MAFIEKGQEIDIEQIKSATILSDQALKKKYQRDQELAAIIKGEDQRLLLVIGPCSSDNEEAVLEYARRLAELQQKVADKIFIVMRVYTAKPRTNGDGYKGLVHQPDTSKSPSLINGLKAVRQLHYRVITETGLTTADEMLYPSNLVLVDDLVSYHAVGARSVEDQEHRFVASGIDAPVGMKNPTSGNLGVMFNAVYAAQNKQIFLYHGQEVETLGNPLAHVILRGALDEYGKNKPNFYYENLLDVIKRYEEMKLSNPFILIDTNHDNSGKQYLEQIRIIRQTLINCAWNEQIKKAVRGFMIESYLEDGRQNEPEVFGKSITDPCLGWDKTEELIQEIYDTLEKEA from the coding sequence ATGGCATTTATAGAAAAAGGTCAGGAAATTGACATCGAGCAGATCAAGTCTGCAACAATTTTGTCAGACCAAGCTCTGAAAAAGAAATATCAGCGTGATCAGGAATTGGCTGCCATCATCAAGGGAGAAGATCAACGCTTGCTCTTGGTTATCGGTCCCTGCTCATCTGACAATGAGGAGGCGGTGCTGGAGTATGCTCGTCGATTGGCTGAACTGCAGCAGAAGGTGGCGGATAAGATTTTTATCGTCATGCGGGTCTATACTGCCAAGCCTCGGACCAATGGGGACGGCTATAAAGGGCTCGTTCACCAGCCAGATACTTCAAAAAGTCCAAGCTTGATCAATGGGTTAAAGGCGGTGCGCCAGCTTCATTACCGAGTCATTACTGAGACGGGCTTGACCACTGCTGATGAAATGCTCTATCCTTCTAATCTAGTGCTGGTAGATGATTTGGTCAGTTACCATGCCGTAGGTGCTCGTTCGGTCGAAGATCAAGAACACCGCTTCGTAGCGTCTGGCATTGACGCTCCGGTTGGTATGAAAAATCCAACATCTGGCAATCTTGGAGTCATGTTTAATGCTGTCTATGCTGCTCAAAATAAGCAAATCTTCCTCTATCATGGTCAGGAAGTAGAAACGTTAGGAAATCCTCTTGCGCATGTGATTTTGCGTGGTGCGTTAGATGAGTACGGTAAGAACAAGCCTAACTTCTATTACGAAAATCTTCTGGATGTGATCAAACGCTATGAAGAAATGAAGCTGTCCAATCCTTTTATCCTGATTGATACCAATCATGATAATTCTGGCAAGCAGTATTTGGAGCAGATCCGTATTATCCGTCAGACTCTGATCAACTGTGCTTGGAATGAGCAAATCAAAAAGGCTGTGCGTGGATTCATGATTGAGTCCTACTTGGAGGATGGCCGCCAGAATGAGCCAGAAGTCTTTGGTAAGTCCATTACCGATCCTTGCTTGGGCTGGGACAAGACAGAAGAGCTCATTCAGGAAATCTATGATACCTTAGAAAAAGAAGCTTAA